One Faecalispora anaeroviscerum genomic window carries:
- the ftsE gene encoding cell division ATP-binding protein FtsE has product MIEFIDVNKTYGNGTEALRDVNLKVEKGEFVFIVGSSGAGKSTFLKLITCEEAPNSGEIIVNGRKLSTVKSRDIPYVRRTMGMVFQDFRLIDKMTVFDNVAFAMHVVGASQREIKKRVPYILNLVGLKEKTNCRPKELSGGEQQRVGLARALVNNPSMIIADEPTGNIDPALSFEIVGLLSEINRRGTTVLMVTHEHRLVKHFRRRVVEIHDGQVVADSCNLALEVPDEN; this is encoded by the coding sequence TTGATAGAATTTATAGATGTGAATAAGACCTATGGCAACGGTACGGAAGCGCTCCGGGATGTGAATCTGAAGGTAGAAAAGGGCGAGTTTGTTTTTATCGTTGGTTCTTCCGGAGCGGGAAAAAGCACTTTTTTAAAGCTGATTACGTGTGAAGAGGCTCCGAACAGCGGCGAGATCATCGTCAACGGCCGGAAGCTTTCTACTGTGAAGAGCAGAGATATTCCCTATGTGCGGCGCACAATGGGAATGGTGTTTCAGGATTTTCGCCTGATTGACAAAATGACGGTATTTGACAACGTGGCATTTGCCATGCACGTGGTGGGCGCTTCTCAAAGAGAGATTAAAAAGCGTGTGCCATACATACTGAATCTTGTGGGGCTCAAGGAAAAGACCAACTGCCGCCCGAAGGAGCTCTCCGGCGGAGAGCAGCAGAGAGTTGGGCTTGCGCGCGCGCTGGTGAATAACCCCAGCATGATTATTGCGGACGAGCCTACCGGCAACATTGACCCGGCCCTTTCCTTTGAAATCGTGGGCCTGTTAAGTGAAATCAACCGCAGGGGTACCACGGTGCTGATGGTTACACATGAACACCGGCTGGTCAAGCATTTCCGCCGCCGTGTGGTGGAAATTCACGACGGGCAGGTTGTGGCCGACAGCTGCAATCTGGCTTTGGAGGTACCCGATGAGAATTAG
- a CDS encoding cysteine ABC transporter substrate-binding protein, with protein sequence MKNKIKALSLALALTLSVGVLAGCSSNKAVSSGADASSAAQGTGSSTARSVDEIKKSGKVVIGVFSDKNPFGYVDANGKYQGYDVYFAERIAKDLGVTPEYVSLEPASRVEYLKTGKVDIVLANFTVTKERAEAVDFALPYMKVALGVVSPEKALITDVKQLAGKKLIVAKGTTAETYFTANHPEINLVKFDQYTETYNALLDGRGDAFSTDNTEVLAWALKNPGFKVGIESLGDVDTIAPAVQKGNKELLDWLNNEIKTLGKESFFHKDFEETLKPVYGDAVTPDSLVVESGEVK encoded by the coding sequence ATGAAAAATAAAATTAAGGCGTTATCTCTTGCACTTGCACTGACGTTGTCCGTTGGAGTTCTCGCGGGCTGCTCGTCGAATAAAGCTGTTTCCTCCGGTGCAGACGCGTCTTCCGCTGCACAGGGAACTGGGAGCAGTACCGCACGATCGGTAGATGAGATTAAGAAGAGCGGCAAGGTCGTTATTGGCGTATTCAGTGACAAAAATCCCTTTGGCTATGTAGACGCGAACGGCAAATATCAAGGCTACGACGTTTATTTTGCGGAGCGCATCGCAAAGGATTTGGGAGTTACTCCGGAATACGTTTCTTTGGAGCCCGCAAGCCGCGTGGAATACCTGAAAACCGGTAAGGTTGACATCGTGCTCGCCAACTTCACCGTAACCAAAGAGCGTGCTGAAGCGGTCGACTTTGCACTGCCCTACATGAAGGTCGCTTTGGGCGTTGTCAGCCCGGAAAAAGCGCTGATTACCGACGTGAAGCAGCTGGCCGGCAAAAAGCTGATTGTTGCCAAGGGTACGACGGCGGAAACTTATTTTACCGCAAACCACCCCGAGATCAATCTGGTCAAATTTGACCAATATACCGAGACCTACAACGCCCTGCTGGACGGCCGCGGCGACGCGTTCTCCACAGACAACACGGAGGTTTTGGCCTGGGCGCTGAAGAACCCCGGCTTTAAGGTTGGCATTGAGAGCCTTGGCGATGTCGACACCATCGCTCCCGCGGTGCAGAAGGGCAACAAGGAACTGCTTGACTGGCTGAATAATGAAATTAAGACCCTGGGCAAAGAGAGCTTCTTCCATAAGGACTTTGAAGAGACCCTGAAGCCTGTTTATGGTGATGCGGTCACTCCCGACAGCCTGGTGGTTGAGAGCGGCGAAGTGAAATAA
- a CDS encoding diaminopropionate ammonia-lyase: MDRPVSLLAGAPDHRTDFSYFTEQELSFAQAFHRSMPQYEETPLVSLHGLAQRLGIKNIFLKDESKRFGLNAFKGLGASFAIARLLWEDLELTGAPDYAALTTPEARAHACNRVFATATDGNHGKSVAWSASVFGCKARVYMPKGSKESRVQAIRAINDTPVEVTELNYDDAVRLAAEWAKENGQTLVQDTGTAEYTKIPRDIALGYTTMAAEALEQMKAQSEAEPTHVFLQAGVGSMAGGVLAYLEQRLTANPPYAVIVEPDAVACIFESAKSGTGRPAAIGGNPETIMAGLNCGEPNPLTWPVLRDFASCYAACPDWVTELGMRTLAHPNDGDTRVVSGESGAVGLGLLVHLCLAPEMRAERQRMGLDENATVLLFSTEGDTDPEAYRSIVEAAKNKKE, from the coding sequence ATGGATCGCCCGGTATCACTTTTGGCCGGAGCCCCCGACCATCGCACGGATTTTTCGTATTTTACCGAGCAGGAGCTTTCCTTTGCGCAGGCGTTTCACCGCTCCATGCCTCAGTATGAGGAAACGCCTCTGGTTTCTCTGCATGGTTTGGCGCAGAGATTGGGAATTAAAAATATCTTTCTCAAAGACGAATCCAAACGGTTTGGACTAAACGCGTTTAAGGGGCTGGGGGCCTCTTTTGCGATTGCCCGGCTTTTATGGGAGGATTTGGAACTCACCGGCGCACCGGATTATGCCGCCTTGACGACACCGGAGGCCAGAGCGCATGCCTGCAACCGGGTTTTTGCGACTGCGACCGACGGTAACCATGGTAAAAGCGTGGCGTGGTCGGCCTCCGTGTTTGGCTGTAAGGCCCGGGTGTATATGCCGAAGGGCTCCAAGGAGAGCCGCGTGCAGGCAATCCGAGCCATCAACGACACACCGGTTGAGGTTACCGAGTTGAACTATGACGATGCGGTGCGTCTTGCGGCGGAGTGGGCCAAAGAGAACGGGCAAACTCTGGTACAGGACACCGGCACCGCGGAGTATACGAAAATCCCGCGCGATATTGCGCTGGGGTATACCACCATGGCGGCGGAAGCGCTCGAGCAGATGAAGGCGCAGAGCGAAGCGGAACCGACCCACGTGTTTCTGCAGGCGGGTGTCGGCTCCATGGCGGGAGGCGTTCTGGCGTATCTGGAGCAAAGGCTCACCGCAAACCCGCCCTATGCGGTGATCGTTGAGCCGGATGCCGTCGCCTGTATTTTTGAGTCAGCCAAAAGTGGCACCGGCAGACCCGCCGCGATTGGCGGGAATCCCGAAACAATCATGGCGGGCCTCAATTGCGGTGAGCCGAATCCGCTCACCTGGCCGGTACTGCGCGATTTTGCGTCGTGCTATGCCGCCTGCCCCGACTGGGTGACCGAATTGGGTATGCGTACGCTTGCGCACCCGAATGACGGCGACACCAGGGTGGTTTCGGGCGAATCGGGTGCGGTTGGCCTTGGCTTACTTGTGCACCTGTGCCTTGCGCCGGAAATGCGCGCCGAGCGGCAGCGCATGGGCCTGGATGAAAACGCAACCGTTTTGCTGTTTAGCACGGAGGGTGATACCGACCCCGAGGCCTACCGCAGCATTGTGGAGGCTGCAAAGAACAAAAAAGAGTGA
- a CDS encoding formate/nitrite transporter family protein yields the protein MDKFRSWAGTFLLAVLAGFSIGIGCVIYMLQENAVIGSFLFSVGLMTILVFRWNLFTGKLAYISYRDPQKVLWLFLIWLGNLLGTFLMSVVMSVTRQGAKLHEKAVHLAEIKLGDSLLSLFILGIFCGLLMYVAVEGYRSNPHPVGKYLGIVFSVMVFILSGFEHCVADMFYFWMAGALGHGLISLAVITFGNIVGGAGFAALHRLSGRLIEEPQAAKEK from the coding sequence ATGGATAAATTCAGATCTTGGGCAGGAACATTCCTTCTGGCCGTTTTGGCGGGGTTCAGCATTGGTATTGGCTGTGTGATTTACATGTTGCAGGAAAATGCGGTGATAGGGTCCTTTCTGTTCTCAGTGGGACTGATGACAATTTTAGTGTTTCGTTGGAACCTGTTTACCGGTAAATTGGCGTATATATCATACCGCGACCCGCAGAAGGTACTCTGGCTGTTTTTGATCTGGCTGGGGAACCTGTTGGGAACCTTTTTGATGAGCGTGGTGATGTCTGTCACGCGCCAGGGCGCGAAGCTGCATGAAAAGGCTGTGCATCTGGCTGAGATTAAGCTGGGCGATAGTCTGCTCAGCCTGTTCATTCTGGGAATCTTCTGCGGCCTTTTGATGTATGTGGCAGTGGAGGGCTACCGCAGCAATCCGCACCCGGTGGGCAAATACCTGGGAATCGTATTCAGCGTAATGGTCTTTATTTTGAGCGGCTTTGAGCACTGCGTTGCCGACATGTTCTATTTTTGGATGGCGGGCGCTCTGGGCCACGGCCTAATTAGCCTTGCGGTGATCACCTTTGGTAACATTGTTGGCGGAGCCGGCTTCGCCGCACTGCACCGACTGAGCGGCCGGTTGATTGAAGAGCCGCAGGCGGCTAAGGAGAAATAA
- a CDS encoding PucR family transcriptional regulator — protein MSNRLFQGVIHQMRDAIDRTIGVIDETSVIIACSELGRIGEVNESITPDTIASPNPFVVGGYTYKSFGSRPRPEYAVFVSGSDSEAMKYVNLLSISLSSIKQYYDEKYDRSNFIKNVILDNILPGDIYLKARELHFNSDVSRVCMLIKISNKSDISAYDVIQNLFPDKNKDFIININESDIALIKEIRTGIEPKDLDKLASSIVDTLSSEFYTHCVVGIGTIVVGIKDLARSFKEAQVALEVGKVFDTEKSIISYDNLGIARLIYQLPTTLCEMFLKEVFKRGSIESLDHETLFTIQRFFENNLNVSETSRKLFVHRNTLVYRLEKIKKITGLDLREFEDAIVFKVALMVKKYLSSNPVKF, from the coding sequence ATGTCAAATAGACTGTTTCAGGGAGTTATTCACCAAATGCGCGACGCGATTGACAGAACGATTGGCGTCATTGACGAGACCTCGGTTATTATTGCCTGCAGCGAGCTGGGTCGTATCGGTGAAGTGAACGAAAGCATTACTCCGGACACCATTGCTTCGCCCAATCCCTTTGTAGTAGGAGGATATACCTACAAGTCTTTTGGCAGCCGTCCCCGGCCGGAGTATGCCGTGTTTGTTTCGGGCAGCGACAGCGAGGCGATGAAATATGTCAATCTGCTGTCTATTTCTTTGAGCAGCATCAAGCAGTATTACGACGAGAAGTACGACCGCAGCAATTTTATTAAGAATGTGATTCTCGACAACATTCTGCCCGGCGATATTTACCTAAAGGCTCGCGAGCTGCACTTCAATTCGGATGTAAGCCGCGTGTGTATGCTCATCAAAATTTCGAACAAATCCGATATTTCCGCTTACGATGTGATTCAGAACCTGTTCCCCGACAAGAACAAGGATTTCATCATCAACATTAATGAATCAGATATTGCACTGATCAAGGAAATCCGTACCGGCATTGAGCCGAAGGATCTGGATAAGCTGGCCAGCTCGATTGTGGATACGCTGTCGAGCGAATTCTACACTCACTGTGTTGTGGGAATCGGCACCATTGTCGTCGGCATTAAGGACCTGGCGCGTTCCTTTAAGGAAGCGCAGGTCGCTCTCGAGGTCGGCAAGGTGTTCGATACTGAAAAATCCATTATCAGCTACGACAATCTGGGCATTGCCCGTTTGATCTACCAGCTGCCCACCACTCTGTGCGAAATGTTCCTGAAGGAAGTATTTAAGCGCGGCTCGATTGAATCGCTTGACCATGAAACCCTGTTCACGATTCAGCGCTTTTTCGAAAACAACCTGAACGTTTCCGAAACTTCGCGCAAGCTGTTCGTTCACCGCAACACACTCGTTTACCGTTTGGAAAAAATTAAAAAAATTACCGGGCTGGATCTGCGCGAGTTCGAGGATGCGATTGTGTTTAAGGTGGCTCTGATGGTTAAGAAATATCTGTCCTCGAATCCGGTTAAATTTTGA